A stretch of the Marmota flaviventris isolate mMarFla1 chromosome 12, mMarFla1.hap1, whole genome shotgun sequence genome encodes the following:
- the Cd34 gene encoding hematopoietic progenitor cell antigen CD34 isoform X2, with product MLGRRSARAGPGMPRGWTALCLLSLLPSGFTNMENMTIVTPESPSTSMSPESVSTSVPKQENITQSIHGSNSFHPDVQNSSETTSDISEATDSWTSTSRVTRVPETTNSSVQPQTSVATTVFTTPENVSTSEMTLKPPVNVSDYSPNSTSSVITSPTEPYTLSSPTPSIIKGEIKCSGIREVRLTQGICLELNETSSCEDFKKDRGEDLIQILCGKEDVDSGTGMCSLLLAQSEVKPQCLLLVLANGTELPSKLQLLKKHQSKLRKLGIQSFMKQDLGNHQSYSRKTLIALVTSGILLAILGTTGYFLMNRRSWSPTGERLELEP from the exons ATGCTGGGCCGCAGGAGCGCGCGCGCGGGGCCCGGGATGCCGCGGGGCTGGACCGCGCTCTGCTTGCTGAGTTTGCTGC CCTCTGGGTTCACAAATATGGAGAACATGACTATTGTTACCCCAGAATCACCCTCCACGAGTATGTCTCCTGAAAGTGTTTCAACAAGTGTACCCAAGCAGGAAAACATAACACAAAGCATCCATGGAAGTAACAGTTTCCATCCTGACGTTCAGAACAGCAGTGAGACCACATCAGACATCTCAG AGGCTACGGACAGCTGGACATCTACTTCTAGGGTTACCCGAGTCCCCGAAACCACAAACTCTTCTGTCCAGCCACAGACCTCTGTAGCCACCACAGTGTTCACCACCCCAGAAAATGTGTCGACTTCAGAGATGACCTTGAAGCCACCTGTAAATGTTTCAGATTACTCACCCAATAGCACCAGCTCTGTGATAACATCACCCACGGAACCCTATACACTATCTTCTCCTACCCCAAGCATCATCAAG GGAGAAATCAAATGTTCAGGAATTAGAGAAGTGAGATTGACTCAGGGCATCTGCCTGGAGCTAAATGAGACCTCTAGCTGC GAGGACTTTAAGAAGGATAGAGGAGAGGACCTGATTCAAATACTGTGTGGGAAAGAGGATGTTGATTCTGGGACTGGCATGTGCTCCTTGCTTCTCGCCCAGTCTGAAGTTAAACCTCAGTGCCTACTGCTGGTCTTGGCCAATGGAACAG AACTTCCCAGCAAACTCCAGCTTCTGAAGAAACACCAGTCTAAGCTGAGAAAG CTGGGGATCCAAAGTTTCATGAAACAAGATCTTGGAAACCACCAGAGTTATTCCAGAAAGACCCTGATTGCACTAGTCACCTCAGGAATCCTGCTGGCCATCTTGGGCACTACTGGCTATTTCCTGATGAACCGTCGCAGTTGGAGCCCCACAGGAGAAAGGCTG GAGCTGGAACCCTGA
- the Cd34 gene encoding hematopoietic progenitor cell antigen CD34 isoform X1 — MLGRRSARAGPGMPRGWTALCLLSLLPSGFTNMENMTIVTPESPSTSMSPESVSTSVPKQENITQSIHGSNSFHPDVQNSSETTSDISEATDSWTSTSRVTRVPETTNSSVQPQTSVATTVFTTPENVSTSEMTLKPPVNVSDYSPNSTSSVITSPTEPYTLSSPTPSIIKGEIKCSGIREVRLTQGICLELNETSSCEDFKKDRGEDLIQILCGKEDVDSGTGMCSLLLAQSEVKPQCLLLVLANGTELPSKLQLLKKHQSKLRKLGIQSFMKQDLGNHQSYSRKTLIALVTSGILLAILGTTGYFLMNRRSWSPTGERLGEDPYYTENGGGQGYSSGPGSSSEAQGKASVNRGAQENGTGQASSRNGHSARQHVVADTEL; from the exons ATGCTGGGCCGCAGGAGCGCGCGCGCGGGGCCCGGGATGCCGCGGGGCTGGACCGCGCTCTGCTTGCTGAGTTTGCTGC CCTCTGGGTTCACAAATATGGAGAACATGACTATTGTTACCCCAGAATCACCCTCCACGAGTATGTCTCCTGAAAGTGTTTCAACAAGTGTACCCAAGCAGGAAAACATAACACAAAGCATCCATGGAAGTAACAGTTTCCATCCTGACGTTCAGAACAGCAGTGAGACCACATCAGACATCTCAG AGGCTACGGACAGCTGGACATCTACTTCTAGGGTTACCCGAGTCCCCGAAACCACAAACTCTTCTGTCCAGCCACAGACCTCTGTAGCCACCACAGTGTTCACCACCCCAGAAAATGTGTCGACTTCAGAGATGACCTTGAAGCCACCTGTAAATGTTTCAGATTACTCACCCAATAGCACCAGCTCTGTGATAACATCACCCACGGAACCCTATACACTATCTTCTCCTACCCCAAGCATCATCAAG GGAGAAATCAAATGTTCAGGAATTAGAGAAGTGAGATTGACTCAGGGCATCTGCCTGGAGCTAAATGAGACCTCTAGCTGC GAGGACTTTAAGAAGGATAGAGGAGAGGACCTGATTCAAATACTGTGTGGGAAAGAGGATGTTGATTCTGGGACTGGCATGTGCTCCTTGCTTCTCGCCCAGTCTGAAGTTAAACCTCAGTGCCTACTGCTGGTCTTGGCCAATGGAACAG AACTTCCCAGCAAACTCCAGCTTCTGAAGAAACACCAGTCTAAGCTGAGAAAG CTGGGGATCCAAAGTTTCATGAAACAAGATCTTGGAAACCACCAGAGTTATTCCAGAAAGACCCTGATTGCACTAGTCACCTCAGGAATCCTGCTGGCCATCTTGGGCACTACTGGCTATTTCCTGATGAACCGTCGCAGTTGGAGCCCCACAGGAGAAAGGCTG GGCGAAGACCCTTATTACACGGAGAACGGTGGAGGCCAGGGCTATAGCTCAGGACCTGGGTCCTCCTCTGAGGCTCAGGGAAAGGCCAGTGTGAATCGAGGGGCTCAGGAGAACGGGACCGGCCAGGCCTCCTCCAGAAACGGCCATTCAGCAAGACAACACGTGGTGGCTGATACCGAACTGTGA